A part of Paenibacillus sp. IHBB 10380 genomic DNA contains:
- a CDS encoding ABC transporter permease has translation MNFIKRAFLSVQARKGKSLILFVVFLVVSNLVLAGFAMQNVTETASDLARKKLGVDVTLGLDGEKFQKYVQKQRNENPNERIHRPELSTEEADKLAESPYVKDFNYLKDSQGVADGYTPINVDKGGDAVGGSIGGSQGNMEMPNTFIHGVRSSDLLKEFTEETNKMIEGRPITSEDKDKKVALVEKQLAEDNNLQVGDELKIKTTNETSTVELEIIGIYEMSTIDSNMETAPPLFHPSNQVYVSYGSLKEFSENKDMKGTPIDKAIYYLNDPDHIDDFKAEGKKTGIDYDLFKLDAHDALYKKMIGPIENMASTSKWIIYLVSITGSIILGLIIMLTIKERRKELGILLAIGEKKGKLIGQLLVEVLCIAALAFSLSIFTGETVSQKMGDSLLQKEVTASEEQENNLEAPTFIFGMNDDQGKDVDPIDHIDVGVTSQDVLKLGGLGLIIAILSTILPALSILRLNPKDILLKDE, from the coding sequence ATGAATTTTATCAAACGCGCATTTTTAAGTGTACAAGCAAGAAAGGGAAAATCCCTTATCTTATTTGTTGTGTTTTTAGTTGTTAGTAATTTAGTGTTAGCAGGATTCGCGATGCAAAATGTCACGGAAACAGCGAGTGATCTCGCTAGAAAAAAGTTGGGGGTTGACGTAACGTTAGGATTAGATGGAGAAAAATTTCAAAAATATGTACAAAAACAGAGAAATGAAAATCCAAATGAAAGAATACATCGCCCAGAACTTTCTACAGAGGAAGCAGATAAGTTAGCTGAATCACCATATGTAAAAGATTTTAACTATCTAAAAGATAGTCAAGGTGTAGCGGATGGTTATACTCCCATTAATGTTGATAAAGGGGGAGACGCGGTAGGTGGATCCATAGGTGGAAGCCAAGGTAATATGGAAATGCCAAATACATTCATTCACGGTGTGAGAAGTTCTGATTTATTAAAAGAATTTACAGAAGAAACGAATAAAATGATTGAGGGGCGTCCAATAACATCAGAGGACAAAGATAAGAAAGTAGCCCTGGTTGAAAAACAGTTAGCTGAAGATAACAATCTACAAGTTGGTGATGAGTTAAAGATCAAAACAACAAATGAAACATCGACAGTAGAGCTCGAAATTATAGGAATTTACGAAATGTCCACGATAGATAGCAACATGGAAACGGCACCACCATTGTTTCATCCATCGAACCAAGTATATGTTTCGTACGGATCGTTAAAGGAATTTTCGGAAAATAAGGATATGAAGGGTACACCCATTGATAAAGCTATTTATTACTTGAATGATCCAGATCATATCGATGATTTTAAAGCAGAGGGAAAGAAAACAGGCATTGATTATGACCTATTTAAACTAGATGCTCATGATGCCTTATATAAAAAAATGATAGGCCCTATTGAGAACATGGCATCAACTTCAAAATGGATTATATACCTGGTCTCAATTACAGGATCTATTATCTTAGGTCTTATCATTATGTTGACCATAAAAGAACGACGGAAAGAATTAGGAATTCTACTTGCGATTGGCGAGAAAAAAGGAAAATTAATAGGACAACTCTTAGTAGAAGTATTATGTATAGCTGCTTTAGCATTTAGCCTTTCTATATTTACAGGTGAGACAGTATCTCAAAAAATGGGAGACAGTTTATTACAGAAAGAAGTTACTGCTTCTGAAGAGCAAGAAAATAATCTAGAGGCACCCACATTTATATTTGGGATGAATGATGACCAAGGTAAAGATGTGGATCCTATTGATCATATTGATGTAGGTGTAACATCTCAAGATGTGCTGAAATTAGGTGGATTAGGCCTAATAATCGCAATCCTATCAACAATTCTTCCAGCATTATCGATTCTTCGATTGAATCCAAAAGATATTTTATTAAAAGATGAGTAG
- a CDS encoding ABC transporter ATP-binding protein, translating to MDTILQFKNLNYHYQSNNKKITILDNVNFEFQAGHFYTILGPSGSGKTTTLSLASGLDNPSSGNVLFKGTDLRKIGLVTYRNRHVSIIFQSYNLITYMTALQNVVTAMEITGVDVKDKKERALELLEKVGLTEGEAKRKVLQLSGGQQQRVAIARALSCNVDLLIADEPTGNLDQETSMEIIELFKELAHIENKCIIVVTHSQEVAKQSDKAVYLEKRNLVIKE from the coding sequence ATGGACACTATTTTACAGTTCAAAAATCTGAATTATCATTATCAAAGCAATAATAAAAAAATCACTATATTAGATAATGTGAATTTTGAGTTTCAAGCCGGACACTTTTATACCATTTTAGGACCATCGGGATCCGGAAAAACAACGACCCTTAGTTTAGCAAGTGGATTAGATAACCCAAGTAGTGGGAATGTATTATTCAAAGGAACAGATTTACGGAAGATAGGTCTGGTTACCTATCGAAATCGACATGTCTCGATTATCTTTCAATCCTATAATCTAATTACGTATATGACTGCTCTTCAAAATGTAGTCACGGCAATGGAGATTACAGGCGTAGATGTGAAAGACAAAAAAGAAAGAGCGCTTGAGTTATTAGAAAAGGTAGGGCTGACAGAAGGAGAAGCCAAAAGAAAGGTATTACAGCTTAGTGGTGGTCAGCAACAGCGTGTAGCGATTGCTCGTGCATTATCTTGTAATGTAGATTTATTAATTGCTGATGAACCCACTGGGAATCTAGATCAAGAAACTTCCATGGAAATTATCGAGTTATTTAAAGAACTTGCTCATATAGAAAATAAATGTATCATTGTAGTCACTCACTCCCAAGAGGTGGCTAAACAATCAGATAAAGCGGTGTATCTCGAAAAAAGAAATTTAGTAATCAAAGAGTGA